In one window of Arachis ipaensis cultivar K30076 chromosome B06, Araip1.1, whole genome shotgun sequence DNA:
- the LOC107648166 gene encoding uncharacterized protein LOC107648166 yields MPRKPRYNIIREPPKDAGTNASTEETTVGTTTRGAQTSQEFPRDRVPRISSSTNRAPATRMKEPFRAPCIDHRNAQSSTADDPQTPTDNIETRHRAEVADHELEDEDYDPEADEKFRRLMTTSTTCLLPKKSKVSITTRKPKIQISGKLLLSDGVRKVCKLSVKEAIALPSNTKIVLPFNSELQPIGQAAGLLSGFIGSLGVDYSQFPIHLESWKLVSKVKRDHAYDMLKRVFYYEDDAGGKIKRDILKRIGKN; encoded by the exons ATGCCTAGGAAACCAAGGTACAACATTATACGGGAACCCCCGAAAGATGCCGGAACTAATGCCAGTACTGAAGAGACAACG GTTGGGACCACGACTAGAGGAGCTCAGACATCACAGGAGTTCCCACGTGATAGGGTTCCTCGGATATCATCCTCAACTAATAGAGCTCCGGCAACCCGTATGAAAGAACCATTTCGTGCACCGTGCATCGATCATAGGAATGCACAGTCGAGTACTGCTGATGACCCTCAAACTCCAACAGACAACATAGAGACTCGGCATCGCGCGGAAGTGGCTGATCATGAATTAGAAGACGAGGATTACGATCCAGAGGCGGATGAGAAGTTCCGTCGTTTGATGACCACATCGACGACTTGTTTGCTGCCCAAGAAGTCGAAGGTCAGCATAACAACAAGAAAACCAAAGATACAGATTTCTGGGAAGTTACTGTTATCG GACGGTGTGAGAAAAGTTTGTAAGCTGAGCGTGAAGGAGGCTATAGCCCTCCCTTCCAATACGAAGATAGTACTCCCGTTTAACAGTGAGCTGCAACCGATTGGTCAAGCAGCAGGATTACTGAGTGGTTTCATAGGGAGTTTGGGTGTGGATTATTCCCAGTTCCCCATACACTTAGAAAGTTGGAAGCTGGTGAGCAAAGTAAAGAGGGATCATGCGTACGACATGCTTAAG CGGGTCTTTTACTATGAGGACGATGCCGGGGGAAAAATAAAGCGTGATATTTTGAAGAGGATAGGAAAGAACTGA